Proteins co-encoded in one Prunus persica cultivar Lovell chromosome G6, Prunus_persica_NCBIv2, whole genome shotgun sequence genomic window:
- the LOC18772321 gene encoding ankyrin repeat-containing protein At5g02620 codes for MEAPVRQQSFSEKKMTKQLTGKREDTPLHLAARQGNLGLVIEIISNCGEADLNEVLSKQNHSGETALYVAAECGYVDLVKEMMKYYDIGSAGIKARNGFDAFHIASKQGNLEVLTVLMEAIPELSMTVDHSNSTALHTAAAQGHIEVVNFLLETGCSLVSIAQRNGKTALHSAARKGHLEVVKALLSKETGIATRNDKKGQTALHMAVKGQNVELVNELTKADPSLINVVDNKGNTALHIATQKALVQIVRVLLSYKGVAETTINKSGETALDTAERSGHSLIAAILVEHGIESAKSIKPPTLNTNRELKQTVSEIKHEVHDQLKHTRQTRKQVHGMVKRLSKMHSEGLNNAINSTTVVAVLIATVAFAAIFTLPGQYPKPPEKAPPGNIALEEVPPGYSPGEANIAPRTEFVVFFIFDSFALFISLAVVVVQTSIVVIERKAKEKLMTVINKLMWMACVMVSVAFLALSCIIVGEEKWLAVGVTAIGTVIMGTTLGTMCYWMIAQRVEASKMRSSTRRSSMSSWSHSHSCSFSVMSDSELLNTQFKSKKVYAI; via the exons ATGGAAGCTCCAGTGAGGCAACAGAGCTTCAGTGAGAAGAAGATGACTAAGCAGTTGACAGGAAAACGTGAAGACACTCCCTTGCATTTGGCAGCAAGGCAAGGAAATTTGGGATTGGTCATAGAAATCATCTCTAATTGTGGGGAGGCGGATTTGAATGAAGTGTTGTCGAAGCAGAATCATTCGGGTGAAACCGCCTTATATGTGGCAGCTGAATGTGGTTATGTTGATTTGGTGAAGGAAATGATGAAATACTATGATATTGGTTCAGCTGGCATCAAAGCTAGAAATGGCTTTGATGCATTTCACATTGCTTCCAAGCAAGGGAACTTAG AGGTGCTGACGGTCCTCATGGAGGCCATTCCAGAACTTTCGATGACCGTTGATCACTCAAACAGCACAGCATTGCACACTGCTGCAGCACAGGGCCATATTGAAGTAGTTAATTTCCTCCTGGAGACCGGTTGCAGCTTGGTGTCCATAGCACAACGCAATGGGAAAACTGCCTTGCATTCTGCAGCAAGGAAAGGGCATTTGGAGGTGGTCAAGGCCCTTTTGAGTAAAGAAACTGGAATTGCAACAAGAAATGATAAGAAGGGGCAGACAGCTCTCCATATGGCAGTCAAGGGACAGAATGTTGAGCTGGTAAATGAGCTAACGAAGGCAGATCCTTCCTTGATAAATGTGGTCGATAACAAGGGCAACACTGCCTTGCACATAGCAACCCAGAAAGCTCTAGTTCAG ATTGTGCGGGTGCTGTTAAGTTATAAGGGAGTGGCCGAAACCACCATTAACAAATCTGGAGAAACTGCTCTTGACACTGCTGAGAGATCGGGGCACTCACTGATCGCTGCTATTCTAGTAGAGCATGGCATTGAAAGTGCCAAATCCATAAAGCCACCAACTTTAAACACAAACCGTGAACTCAAACAAACTGTAAGTGAAATAAAACACGAGGTGCATGACCAGCTTAAGCACACAAGACAAACACGAAAGCAAGTGCATGGTATGGTAAAGCGGCTCAGCAAAATGCATTCAGAGGGACTAAACAATGCAATAAACTCCACCACAGTTGTGGCTGTCCTCATTGCCACTGTTGCCTTTGCTGCAATATTCACTCTCCCGGGCCAGTACCCTAAACCCCCTGAAAAAGCTCCTCCCGGAAATATTGCCCTCGAAGAAGTCCCTCCTGGATACTCCCCTGGAGAAGCGAATATTGCCCCCAGAACAGAGTTTGTAGTCTTCTTTATCTTTGACTCTTTTGCTCTCTTCATATCATTGGCTGTTGTGGTGGTTCAAACTTCAATTGTTGTTATAGAGAGGAAGGCCAAGGAGAAACTGATGACAGTCATAAACAAGCTAATGTGGATGGCTTGTGTGATGGTTTCAGTGGCATTTCTTGCACTGTCATGTATAATTGTGGGAGAAGAGAAATGGTTGGCTGTTGGAGTAACAGCTATAGGGACAGTGATTATGGGGACGACATTGGGAACAATGTGTTATTGGATGATTGCGCAGCGAGTCGAAGCTTCTAAAATGCGTAGCAGCACTAGGAGGTCATCGATGAGCAGCTGGTCACACTCACACTCGTGTTCTTTCTCGGTGATGTCAGATTCTGAGCTTCTCAACACTCAGTTTAAGAGCAAGAAAGTCTATGCAATTTGA
- the LOC18773572 gene encoding probable membrane-associated kinase regulator 4 produces MARSQASCENTDEDYIDMEVSSSSNFFCYSIGSPPQTREFEFQMSSVSQDKETTTSPADELFYKGKLLPLHLPPRLQMVQKILQSSNTSLGNKTQEAIEDSFSIPFINSSTITASTNTSTPLDRSCNISPSESCRVSSELTSDEYISEWTAEMCINFIGGHDHPKKSWSTKLQQIKQSSLGQKLKASRAYVKSLFSKPTCADDYSCAKPARNAEAENGSKVKDFCSNKYMKVAKKNPFGTIDNGRFQISSTTLMKSIEKEMAEENANTHRKSFSGAIQHPSAPKSLCSSTTSSVSSSSSSSFSFSSSGFSDMQLLKRSTSANSELESSIEGAIAHCKQSQQLFSSRKSANEGHGFCSLSASRMQFVGVKRSHQATSNDMRDTHMNMITLYD; encoded by the coding sequence ATGGCCAGAAGCCAAGCCTCATGTGAAAATACAGATGAAGACTACATAGACATGGAAGTAAGCTCCTCCTCTAACTTCTTCTGTTATTCCATTGGCTCTCCACCACAAACCAGAGAGTTTGAGTTTCAAATGTCCTCAGTTTCTCAAGATAAAGAAACTACAACTTCCCCAGCTGATGAGCTCTTCTACAAAGGTAAGCTCCTTCCTCTTCATCTCCCACCTCGCTTACAGATGGTCCAAAAGATCCTTCAGAGCTCAAACACCTCACTTGGGAACAAaacccaagaagccattgaagACAGCTTCAGCATTCCCTTCATCAATAGCTCTACAATCACAGCTTCCACCAATACAAGCACCCCATTGGATAGGTCCTGCAATATctcaccgtcagagtcttgcAGGGTCAGCAGTGAGCTAACCTCAGATGAGTACATCTCTGAATGGACAGCTGAAATGTGTATTAATTTCATTGGTGGTCATGATCATCCAAAGAAATCTTGGTCCACAAAGCTCCAGCAGATCAAGCAGTCTTCTTTGGGTCAAAAGCTCAAGGCTTCAAGGGCATATGTTAAATCTTTGTTCAGTAAGCCCACTTGTGCAGATGACTACTCTTGTGCAAAGCCAGCAAGAAATGCAGAAGCAGAAAATGGTTCAAAAGTCAAGGACTTTTGCTCAAATAAGTACATGAAGGTGGCCAAGAAAAACCCTTTTGGGACAATTGACAATGGCAGATTTCAAATATCATCAACTACTCTCATGAAAAGCATTGAGAAAGAAATGGCCGAGGAAAATGCCAATACCCACAGAAAGTCATTCTCTGGGGCCATTCAACATCCATCTGCACCAAAATCCTTGTGTTCATCCACAACTTCCTctgtttcttcatcttcatcttcttctttctcattcAGCTCAAGTGGGTTCTCTGATATGCAGTTGCTGAAGAGAAGTACCAGTGCAAATTCAGAGCTTGAGAGCTCAATAGAGGGAGCAATTGCTCATTGCAAACAGTCCCAGCAGCTCTTTAGCTCAAGAAAGAGTGCAAATGAAGGTCATGGGTTCTGTTCACTGTCTGCTTCAAGGATGCAGTTTGTCGGGGTCAAGAGATCTCACCAGGCCACATCTAATGATATGAGAGACACACACATGAATATGATTACATTATATGATTGA